TGAATCAGAGTTCAGCAAGATCTTACTGCCGATTTTGGTAACATTCAGTGAGCCAATCGGATCTTTTGTgggatctcccccccccctgtgatcaTGACTCTTTTTGAAGAAGTAAGTGATGAGACGCCAAACATTCTCATTCTTAATCCTCCTCAAATTGAACATTTGCCCTCAGGACTCCAGACAGGAAGTCGGGGCCTCCCTCTTCTGCCCCAGAGATGTTTTTCAGACGGGCAGGAAAAGATGAAGACGGCTTTTCACAAAGTCGCTCGTTATTTATCATTTCGACATCAACGCAGGTACAGAAAGTACACGACTCTAAGtttaaacaatgtatttacacaTGTATGTTTACcctctgtggtgtgtgtgtgtgtgtgtgtgtgtgtgtgtgtgtgtgcacggagGGAGAGCCTCAGTATGTTGTTTCATGTCATGACCTTGGTGGAGCTCGCTGCCACACAGACCGGAGACGGCTTTGATTCTGTGTCCATTCGTCATTACCGGGGCCATAAACAACAAATCCGGATCCagcttgtttatttttatttttatttatagtcATTTGGGAAGCTGATCGATGctccacagacgcacacagttaAAACACAATAAAGTGTGCAGCTTTAAACCACATGCACATAGAACTGAGTGAAGCCTCACCGTGAACAGAATACAGCACAGGTACTGCACGAGAGGTGTGGCCCATCAGCCGATTGGCCTCTTGGAGTTATTCGTACCAGTAGCTCTGCGTGAAGGGAATGTTTTCCTAAAGCCGGACTGTGGAATGCACTGttcaaacacacgcgcacacacatggaCATCAGGCCGGCGTGGAACCATCTCTGCTCATAGCTCTCCTCGCATCGGCTCGGAGCGTTTTTCCACCGGCGTGTCATCGAACACGCGTGGGCGTCCGTGGTTCATGCTCCTGCACACGGCTGGTCGGAGGGAGCCTCTCAGGGGGGGGAGGCGCGCGGTTCCGATGGCTCCCATTAACGCGTTGGGGGATTTTTTGGAGTTTTAAACTCTTTACTTAGCTTGTATCTGTTTATACTGGCCAGCAGTCAGTCAGCAGGGACCGAAAGCAGGACAGACAGATACATTCCAGAACTCTGGATGTCTGAGAGACCGAATGGTCGAGCTGTGAATCCTCTCAAAAAAGACTTTGggtaaaacacatttcaacagaaaaacacaaaagagtcTGATTGCTTTTTGGCCAAAACAATAAGGgggaaatgttttcttcttcatctaaTAAGACTATGCAGAGAGGGAGTGTAAGTTAACACAGACTCTTATTAGATCTTGCATAGAACTGTCATTTGGTTTGACAGTGAAATATATACTTAAAAAGAACCCGTTCTTTTTAAACTTTCTGATCATATGACCTGTTATGTCCTTTTCCTTGTTGAATTCTATTTTAGGCTGATTGATTGACAGGCCGTTGCATTTTCATCTTAACCCCTTGGAACTCATTTTCAAGTCCAAAAATCAATATTCTTAACCTCTTGCCCTCCGCCTGAGGCCAAAGACTGAGTTTTTATGTGTGAGTGTGGTGGATGTCACCGGAGCACCGACCGATCATCATGTTTGATGTTTAACTTCTGCAGGtttcttatctttttttatttctttgagaAAGCCAGAAGCTTCTCCCAACACGGGTCGCAGGTCGAGAGACTTTGTGCATCTCACAGTGACCCATTAACTTTGAGCTTGGTATTTCCActcacatttatttcattttatagaGACCTTGTCCAACAGCCCCTGCAGAGGCATTCCTAggactgtttttatttcatcctcGCTGTCCAGCACAGAAGTAGACGTagctcaaaaaacacatttttatactGAAGCGCTGTACATCTGAAACATGTTTTATGCAAGATTATCCCATTGATATTGTACCAAACGAGGTTACGGTCAGGCTGCTGTCAGTTAGGAATATAAAGGTGGGCTATTGTGAGGGTCTTAGAGGTAATGGAAGCACATTTAAGTGGTTGGGAAACTTAGGAAATCAAAATCGCTAAAAATGTCCAGTtgtaaatgacaaaaacaaacacgatTAGATGAGAAAGCGATTAAATAAAGTTAATCTTTTCAAACAAGCTGGCGCAGTGATTTAATCCAAACATTGTGGTATTGTTAAACAAGACTTAAGGAGAACATTTCCTCCTGAGTTATGCAAACACTGGAGAACCTTGGAGGCGTGACACATCGGCGGGCTTATTAAAGATGCCTATCGAGCTTCCTTACGGTCCGAGAGAAGCGTCCTCTGTCGCCTCTGGGCCTCTTTTCGCGGGGCCTCATCTGTACTTTATTACATATCTGCTGCTTCCTCCCGCGAGGCATGTGATCGCTTTGGATATGCATTTGGATTTGGAAATGTTGAgctgagagagtgtgtgtgtgtgtgtgtgtgtttacgtggcTTGTATTCGAGGTTAATAGGCCCCGTGCTCTCCCAACGTGGAAGTCTGCTAGTCATTATCCAATCTGTGCTGCACTGCAACCAACAACGAGACTCCGCAGCAGAGAAACGGCACATAAATATTCAATACTGCGTTCACATTGCACAATATCTCCTGATAGATATGTGGCTAATAGATGTGCTCTTGGCAATCATTAAATCTGACCAGCTTTTCTGTGTAAAGGATGACTCACTTTCCACCGAGTGTTTGAAACATTTCTCacaatcaacattttttttcttctctttagtGGGAAGCCTGAGTTCAAACCATCTTTTGTTAACACTTCCTATGCTGAGGCCCTGGATGGAGCAAAAGCATTCCCATGCACGTGTGGGCCATCATTTTCTGACCATAACCGTCTCATAAATCTCTCCCACCGGCTCTAAAGCCCCGAGTTCACCCTCAAACAAGTTACATCTACAACATATCCGCCCTGCTCCACAAGAAGGGTTTGAGAGCCCCACATGTTGGGGTCATTAGTCGGGAAGTCTTGGCCACGTGGGAATTGACTCATAGGCCGTCCTTTGCACCACAAGCCCTCTGCGTCCATGATGCCTGCGCCCCATGAAAGGCCCCCTCTTGGCATGATGAATGGCCTCAGCCTCCCGCTGCAGCACACGAGGAGCTCGTGGGTAAAGTGCACGTGGACGTGATCGTCCTAAAGCACATGCACAGGCAGCGGGgctgacacacactcacttggCCGAGCAAACGTTCCTGAAGAATCGGTCGGCTGTTCAGACTAAAGGCTGTTCAGAATGGGGAAGATCCTGTATCCTGTAAAGGTTTTTGTTATGGGCTCTTAAAGGTTTTAAAATGTAGAAGTTTCCAGTGTTATGAATGAAAGTTCTCTCTCGCAAAGTCATGTACGTGCGTTAGATCTCTTAAAAAATCCTCGGATGGCAAAAAAAGAGACCTTCTTGTAGGTATAAAGGTGAAGATTTATCTTTTTCTTGTTAAGACCGTGTTAAGCACAATATAAAGTCTTGTTGTGTGGAAGTAAAATAAACCGGTCGGTTACTTTCCAGCAGGTTTTCATTTTGTGCTGTTTGCACAAGGTGTGCACTCGGAATGAGCAGAACACTTGTGGTTGGAAATGAGCTGCCCgcccaggacacacacacacacatacacacacacatgcacacacatgcacacacatgcacacgcatgcatCCCCACATACTTCCACAGATGCTCTGTGTGCTTTTACCTGTGAATTCAAGATCAGAAGGACAAAGATTTTACACATTCAAGTTTAAGACCGTGGACGCAACCTTGAAAAGAACAATAGAGACGGAGTGAGAAGAGATAACTTCACCTGGTGCGTATCTACGTCTGCAATAGCTCCATATTCCTGCTGAGCTCCACTAAATGAAGACATATGAGAGTCATTAGGTTATTCCAGTCATGTGCACACGCTGCCCTCTTATTTAAAACCGTTGGTGCTCTCTTTCATGTGCTTCCAAGCTAAAGCCCTTTCAGGGTGGATATGGTCAATGTTTCTGCTGCTGAAGCACGTTGGGAGGGCACATCTGTATCTTCAACAAGAACGTTGTGAAGTTGTGTCCGTGCAGCTTTGCTCACAAGTTCTTCCTATACACCCAAATGAGGATCAGAAAAATGGCCCAAATCTGCAGTCCCTCCAGAAAGCAGTCAGATCTTATCTTCACAGCAGGAAAAGAACTTTAAAGTTAAAAGTAATTTGTTCTCTATCGCTGACTTTCCCATTCATGAAAACGATTCCTTTTTAATGAAACTCACCTTCCTAAATACCATAAATGCCCCGTTTCCTGTGGTTAATGGTCCGTCAAAGGCCCCGCCCACTCTCCAATCCATCATTACACATCGCTCAGGATTTCCCTTTAAAATGTAGACAGGTATGTCCGCGCGCTGTCATGTGCCATGTGCAGGTGCAAGTGTGTAACATGTGACAGCTCCGCCTGTCTTCGACCTGATGGAAAAAGAAGAGTTCAAAGGTCAGCGGGCGAGTTTGAAGGTCTTTGCTTCAGACTGAACGCGCTGTACCGTGGTCAGGATGTCACTGTGGACCAAGGGGGACATTGTTTCGGATATTTCCACCAGTCGGGGCGGGTTCTCAGTCCAAGTTGACGTACAAGATGTTTCCAAACCTCTCGAAATCTGGAGACACACGGAAACCGCTTCCCCACGCGTCCTTGCGCGTCTCTAACTGTAACGTTAATGGCGAAGACATTTGGGGCCCGGACAGAGTTTGGAGCCCCTCCGAGGTGTGGCCACCATCTTCTCTACCCTCACTGATCCCCAAACGAGACTGTGGAGCATGCTGCCGTCCGTGCACACACCACTGACATGTGGCAATCATCACGTCCTTCTGAGCTTCACGTCTCGGAGAAAACGTTTGGTGCACGTTACAGTGACCGAGAAGGCCTCCGATCAGCTCCTCAGACGGAGGAGCGGGGCGAAAGAGGGCGGTGCCCAGTTACGTCCACACTAATAACATCCAGAAGTCCACATCTTCATAGCAAAGTGCTTTTGATTTGGTGAACATGTGGTGATTGACATCAGGCAAACTGCAGCTTGAAGTGAATCTGGGCAAAGCGACAGCACATTGTTTCCCCAGATGTTCgtgctttgttgtttgttttccgcGATCTCCCCGGAGTCGCCTCGCCGCGCCGATTCCTTTCAACTTTTTTTGCAGCTGTAAGCAGCAAGCAGCTCTGACATTTTGTGCTTTTAATATAGTTCCCAACTAAAAGAATCCCTCCGTGTTTCTGGTGCAGGTTAACGACAAAGAGAAGTGAAGAATGCTTCTTTGACTTTGTGACACACACCGATCATGCCATGTGCCCTTTAGAGGGGAAGAAATTAACTGTAAACTtcagaaaataaacataaaaacactGTCAGATCCGCTGGATGTTGAGTTCAGGGTCGGTTGCACATGTGAACACCACATGCAGCATGTAGGACGTCTTAAACTCCCGCTCTAGCATCTGCTTGGCGTTACTcgcatatataaatatatattgcatGAGTTCACTGGTCTGTTTGAATGTAATGAAAGGTCTGTAATAAAGAAGCATCCGGGTGGCAGTAAAATACACGTTTAAGCTGGCGGTCTTGGGGGCGACCCGTTCGGAGTGGGGCGGCCGGAGGACTGCAGTGATTCTTCATGCACCCAATGTAGTTACAGAGCAAAGCTTCGGGACCTCTGCTGACTTTGGACCCGGACACATGTTGCAATCAGCGCTCTGTTAAATGCCGACAGCACGCCGAGGTAACGCAGGGAGACAGACAAGCCCATCATGGCGAGTTGGGCCCGGCCAAAGCTGGAGCACCACCTCCGTCTCTGGATTGACTTTGACCCAAATatgccaaaaacacacacgcgtgaGCCGTCGgcctcctccctgcagctgtTACCATCTGCTGACACGGGCAGGGACACAGGATGCAAACACAGAACCTTCTATTCAACCTGCATGTGATTTAAAGCCAAGCAGATATGTCAACATATAAATATTATTCCTATTGATGGTGAGCAGAAACCTCCGAcatcctcttcttcctggtggaggttttcattttcaatgcaTTACTTTCTAAATAACGTTGTACTTTTTTCACCTTACATTGTATGTTTTGTTGAGGGAGAAATGGGTGCAAACTGTAATCTGTTCATACAAACTAGCAGCTGTACAGCATGCAGTGTTTAGTCGTTGCAGTGAGGGTGGATGTGGCTCAGGCGAGTTTACTTTTCTTTAGGCCTTAATTACAGGCAGCACATGGGAAGTTCtcagaggaaatgaaaagagTCCAaacggttttttttttaaagcacccGTCAGTCATTAGTAAATATGTTACTTTGGCAAATAAACATTGTGCATTTTTGGTTAACTTTTAGCACAGGATTTGCCTCTGAACCCTCTGTGTCTTTCTGCACAGCaggtaaagaagaagaaataaggGCGTTTCTTTACTGTCTTTAAAGAACAAACTCAACGCTGATTTATTTCCCCAGCAGCGGCGCTAAATCATCGAACCACCCGGTGCGTTCTGCTCCGGAGGAACGTGAAACCACCGCAGCGCACACTTCTGGATTCCTACTGAAATCTGGGTGTTTCCGACCGAACTGGCAACCCGCCGTCCCGGGGCAGGTCCTGCCGTCGCGTCTCTAGTCCGGAGGCTGATGTTCGGGTTGGGACATTTCTGGGAAAGCCCCCGAACGGTCCGCATATCCGAGGAGAAGCGCAGAGGCATTCCGGCGCCTCCTTCTGAACCCCGACCGCCGTCTCACCGCGTGTTCGACGCGAGCAACGGACGCCCGACGGATTAATCCGGATTATCAGGCTGCTAATTTAtgcgcgtgtttgtttgtttttttttggagatgTGGCGAGGTCCCGAAAACTTTGCGCCGAAAGACTTCCATTCGTTTCCCCCGAGGGCCGAGGAATTATTACAACGTTTAGGGACGTTTGTGTAACAGATTACCTGCGACTGCACCCGTAAACGGAAGCGTTGGTGAGATGCAGTTCTGGATATATAACTGTTAAAAGGTTAAAACTCTCCTCCTATTCTCCTTTCGCGTCATCGGGAGCGCACGGTGGAGCGGATCTGCGCAGCCGGAGACGCGTCGCTTGGCAGACCTGTTGTGAGCCGGTCGCTGCTCGCTCCTTCATGGCTTCATCTGGAACTCATTGATCAATAACAAACTGAAATGCACTAAAAAGGCGCGCCAGCAGCAGGACCGAGGCTCCACCACTGGATCGCTGTCTTTCCCCATTCGGTGCGCGTTCGGCCCGACACCTCGCCAGGATGCGCGGGGCTTTCCTTCTCACGTTGGCTCTGATTTATCTGTTAACTTTGACCAGCGAGGCCGACGAAGGGACTCAAGTCAAGCGGGCGCGATGGCACCGACGCGCCGGTCTGGGACTCGCCCGGCCGGGCGCAACGGAGAGGAAGCGCCCCGTCCGACGTAACCAACCCGGGTACGGTTCAGCAGTCGCCGtgctggaggtggagaaagGCGTGCAGGCGGACGAGAGTCTCCCAGGAGTTCGGAGGTTCGGGCCGAGGAGAGGGGCGGCCGGACAGATTGGTTCGCCCCGCCGCCTGCAGGGTGAGGGCGCCCCGGGAGCGAGAGCCCGGGTCACCCGGATGCCCAGCGGCGCCGGGTCTCCGAACCTGCTGGCCAGCTTCGCGGGGAAGAACCGCGTCCTGGTGATCTCGGCGCCGCATGATTCCGACGGTTACTACCGAATGATGATGTCTCTTCTGAAATCAGATGTGTACTGCGAGCTCGCCGAGCGACACGTCCACCAGGTTGTCATGTTCCATCAGGAGGGCGAGATGGGTGGCACGGTGAGGAGGATCACCACCGAGGggaaggtgatggaggagccgTTGGACACAGCCCTCATCCCCAGACTCATGAGCTTCCTCAAACTGGAGAAAGGTAAGCGATAGGAAGGAGGGGAGGCCACTGGGACTCACACTCCCGACTACCTGTAAGTGTTTGTATCCAAATCTGAGGAGTGCTGCGGTGCCCCGCAGGTAAGTTCGGGATGGTGCTGCTGAAGAAGaccctgcaggtggaggagaggtacCCGTACCCCGTGAGGCTGGAGGCCATGTACGAGGTCATCGACCAGTCGCCCATGAGGAGGCTGGAGAAGCTCAGACAGAAGGGCTTCGTCCAGAagtgcagagcagcaggtgtgGAGGGCCAGGTGGAGGAGGCCTCGCTCACAGGTGAGGTGGGGGTTTGAATTTAGATTATTTTGCGAGTTACAATCTGCTCCTTTATTATCCAGCACAAAGAATGTGGCAGTCAGGAAATATTTACGGCATTTTAGAGTTAAACGTGTGTTGAAGCAATATCAAGTAGTAGAAAAATGATGGCGGAGAACTTTTAATCTATTGTCTTCCTTTCGATGTGGGGACCCGCAGAGACACCAATAGAAAGAAAACCAGGGAAGAAGATCCTGAGAAAGCCCACAACCACAGCtgccaccaccacaacaactacaactgcccggccaaccaccacaacaaccaccaccaccactacaaCCCGGCCCACCACTACAACCACCACAACCAGAGCAAcatcaacaaccaccaccaccaccaccaccaaaccAACCACAACCAGAAGAACAACCACGAAACGACCCACAACCACCACCCAGAGGCCCACCAGAGCCCAAACCACAGCCCCGTGGCTCCCAGTGCCCAGAACCACCGCTGAGCCGCACCTCTACGACCGCCGAGAGAAGGAGAGGTACCCGGCTAGAACCACGCCGGCTGGAGAGAACCGCGCCGACCAGGACAACAGAGAGCCACCGGGCCGCAGGCTGGTGCCGGACACGCGTAAACCCTCCAAGACCAAACCCACCAAGAGGAAGAACGGCGGAGAGAAGGTGACGAAGCGCGTGGGTGTTGGTTCGAGATTTTATTTAGTGCTGGAAAACACCACAGTACCAAAGAATAGTTTGGAGGATGTGTGTGATTAGAAATGTGAGTTGGAAAAGGCAAAACTGTCACAATGTGGAATCCATTTAAAGCTGCAAACACTTCTGCTGTCATCTTTGTTTTTGCATGTGTCAAGGGGGGTGTCGTTTGCTTGTGTGCTTGTTTATTGGAACGAGGAAAGTGGACACGCACTTGTAATACTCAATGAACAACGTATCTGTGTCTTTGCAGTTGTTGACAAATGAGTACGAGGACAAGTACGAAGCGGGGACGCCAGCCGCCAGTGATCCAGAGGAGACAGAAACCTTCACCGCCACTAGTCCCACCAAGAAGGCCAAGGGCAAGCACGAAAAAcacgacaagaagaagaaaaagactgaCAAGGCTGCCAAGAaatcagagaggagaggaggaaagatggGAGGcaagaaaaatggaaagaagCCGTCTAAGTACCCGGAGAAAGAGGACTACCCGAAGACTACCAAGAAGCCAACGCCCCCGCCAAAGGGATCCCTGGCCTCCTTCCTGGACCACTTTGAAAACAGGAGGAGGCTGCTGGTGAGAGCATGAAATAAGTCAAGAGTTAATGAGAGGCTCACTACCTCTGCCATCTGGCACATATCCTTTCATAACTATTGTCACCGCAGAGATACAGCCACTCcaagtacacacacataaaggaaAGGTTAGAATGCACTTTTGTGTATTCAACGTGAAGATTGATACCAATCTATCTCAATCTTCTCTGTTCAATAGAAGTTCGGTTAGATCAGCATAAATACCATGGTAAACCACCAGGCTTAGGACAAAACTATTGTTGAGACTCTTCCTTTAATGAACATTTCCAGTATATCAGCAGTAGGAATTTCAAGTACGAAGTACAAATCTCGTATCCCATTAGGAGACAGTAGGCCAGACGAGAAGATTAGCTACTGAGGGCAACAATCCAAAAGAAATGTCTGCTAAAACCATTTaatatcacaaaaaatacttttagttTTTAGCCAAAATGAGGTGTGGAGAGGGATGAGGTGGTCTACAGTATTTCGCAACTCcaacttccaaaaaaaaaaagcactggaGAGTTATGAATATCTTGCAAGCCAAACATCTGGACCAATTGCTGATTAATAACTTTTTACCAGCCAACAAACCGGCAAACACCGCTGTGCTCGTTTCCCCAGTTTTATTTCTAGCGTCTTTCTTTATGAGCCCTGTGAAGTGGCTCGTGATATAATAAGGATGAAGTCTGTGGAGCAGCTCCCTGACAGGCTGCACGGCTGTGTGCTAACAGACTGTGTGACTCTGTTTGGCAGCCAGGGTAGATTCTTATCACAGCAGTGCTGCAGGCGGGCTGGAAAAACatgcctccactcctccacccGCGGGTCCATGCAAACATGGTCCTCTTCAGCACACCGGACATGACACCGCCACCTTCTTTCCCCTTCCTCCAGCTGATTACGTCCCCCGGCGAGGAGAACACCATGTACGTCCAGCAGCGGGACGAGTACCTGGAGTCCGTGTGTGAAATGGCCATCAGGAAAgtctccatcatcaccatctttgGCTCCCTGACCAACTCCACCATGAAGATTGACCACTACCAGCTGGGTAGGTATCGGGACGTGTCACCTTTCGCACCCTCCCGACCCAGAAAAAACTGTGGTCTCATTTTGAGTCGGAAAACAGAACAACAGCGAATGTGACACGGGAATAaattacaacaaacaaacacggtgCAAGAATCAAGGTATCATTTCAAAAAGGATTCTTTGCGTCGTTTCCCATTGCACTTAAATGGGACTTCTACATTTGGTAAAAACACTTTATTGTAAACTCTATTCtaactttaaaaaacagaagatgTATTCCGCCACCAGTCTGTCATCGCGTGAGGACGGCCAAGCGAGGACTGGAGGTGTCTCGTAGACACTCTAAAAGGAACCAAAATCGACTCGTATTTTAAGACGTTTCATTGCACGTCTCAAACTTGAGGGTCAGGATTGTGCAATTTAACTTCAGGACTCACTTTATACGACTTTATGAGTCTGCCGGTCCGCGTGCTTGGAAAAAGtgttgctctgtgatgtcccttcccccctctctccccccgtcccctcccgtATCCGCCTCACACACCCACGGTGGGACCGGGTTACAGTCTTGTTCCATGCACATGCCAGCCACAgggtcagtgtgtgcgtgtccggATGTTCTGCACACGAACAAGCAGCTCTTTCAGTTTAAAGTGACCTCATAGGGTTTGAGTTCTAAGTTGTCTGCCTGTTGGCATgtgatgtgagtgtgtttgttgtgtgtttttctcgaGTGCACACTGTGCGTGTCTGCAGCGACGGTAGGTTTCCCGAGTCATCTGACCGTGCCGGATGGAAAAAATAGAAAGCTGCTCTTTGTCGGGTTTGACCTGGGAAAAGAGGTTTTGTTGGTGTCTGAGCGGCACACGCTTTGTTTTTAACACAATCATCACAATCATCCAGCAAGACGTCAGTGAGCGGTGTGACTTTCTTACCGTCCTGTAAGAGATTTCATTTGTCTGACGTTTATACATCTCACACATGTGTCATTTGATTTTCTTCTCTCAATGAGCAACAATCTTCGTCGAGATCAACGGCACGCCTGTGAGCTCTGTGACCGCATGTCACATTACAACATGTGCCCACAGGCTGTCTCACCGTCTTCTTGTCCCCTCCAGAAAACGACAGGCCCATGAAGGGTCTTCGTCAGGAGGACTTGGTGAACCAGGATCTGATCACAGAGCTGAGGAAAGATTTCGGCATGACCCATGACGACTTTTACATGGTCCTCTCCGACGCCGACATGAGAGTCAAGGTAACAACTGCTCTGCGCAGACGTGGCGCAAGCTAAGGGGCTGGACCGTCCAAACGTCCTGGGGGGCAAGATACGTTGAGGTCCGTCTGATTTCAGAGGCTCCATCttttgaaagattaaaaaaaaactggtgTTGACAACCGCATCGTTCGAAGGATCCATCCACCTTCCACGGGGACAGAACACGGCCTTAAAGTCAAACAACATGGCGCTTGCCaaacacctctgtgtgtgtgtgtgtgtgcgtgccgggGTAAATCGCTGGGCTGTTTATGGACGCGTTGGTCAAAGGGGCCAGTGTTCAGCCCTCTGCTGACGGAGACAGGCCAGTGGTGAGCGCACCAGGATGTGGGTGTTGGTGAGAGACGGAGAGCGGCAGAGGGAGGTGTGAAGAAGTCAGAGGGAGCCGCGCAGAAGACGACACAACGTCTGCAGAcgtctttcaaaaaaaaaatccctcccCCCGTCACTCGATGGAATCGTATTTGCTTTGTGTCTCATGTCGTATTACTGAATTCATTCTGTGGTGTTTTTGGGGGTAAAGAGCACAACTGGTTCTTGTCAATGTGCTTTTTTGTCAGCAATCCTATGAAGTTCCCATCGCCATGAAGGCTGTGCTCAACTACATCGACACCTTCTCCTCCCGCATCCGCGAGAtggagcagcagaagagagACGGGATTGTGTGCAAGAAGGAGGACAAGCCCAGATCGCTGGAGAACTTCCTCTCCAGGTAAAGTTTCCTGTCCATGGCCAAAGATAttaggacacacaaacattaccTCCGGCGGACCATGTCTGGCTTCTGGGAAGCATTGATTTCATTAAGCTTTCATGAAACGTTCAAAGCGTACTGtataaaactgtatttttcaCTTAATCGCTACTTGCTCAAACCTTTAGGGGAAAAAGCCCCTCGTGACCTCAATGCGGCGTGTTGCTCAATAACCAGATTGACCACAGTTCACAGCGTTTCGCGAGCAGCCGATTCGTTTGTTCCGCTGACACTAAAAGTTCCCCGCGAGTCATTGCAGTCTCACATTTTTTGCCTCGTTTCCATGGAGACCGGATTTTCAGCTTTAGATCACAGCGCTGGGACCTGGCAGGCCTTTTGTGACCATAATTCGGGGGTTGTCACCCGTCGGGGCTCGATAACGGCGCACCGAAGTGCCACTTAAATCCGGGCGGAAATCTGGCGTGATTGCAGGTTCCGTTGGAGACGCCGACTGTTCATCATCTCCGCCCCCAACGACGAGGAGTGGGCCTATCAGCAGCAGCTCTACGCCCTGACCAGCCAGGCCTGCAACCTCGGTGAGTCACCCCGACCCGACCCGTCCCCCGCAGAACCAACCGAGGCCGCTCAATGATCCCAACGCGTAGAGGCAGCAATTAAAACGACGACTTGGAACTCGCCCTTTAAAGCTCGTATTTTGTCATCGCGGCGCCAGGTGATGCTGTTAAGTGCACATCCGTGGTTCTGTTGGGCCCCTGCAGTGATGTTTTATGTCTCTTCTGTGTTTGAGGCGCTGCGCTCGCGCTGACTTCCCTTTCTGGACCAGGAGCAAAGA
The window above is part of the Gasterosteus aculeatus chromosome 16, fGasAcu3.hap1.1, whole genome shotgun sequence genome. Proteins encoded here:
- the ccdc80 gene encoding coiled-coil domain-containing protein 80, with protein sequence MRGAFLLTLALIYLLTLTSEADEGTQVKRARWHRRAGLGLARPGATERKRPVRRNQPGYGSAVAVLEVEKGVQADESLPGVRRFGPRRGAAGQIGSPRRLQGEGAPGARARVTRMPSGAGSPNLLASFAGKNRVLVISAPHDSDGYYRMMMSLLKSDVYCELAERHVHQVVMFHQEGEMGGTVRRITTEGKVMEEPLDTALIPRLMSFLKLEKGKFGMVLLKKTLQVEERYPYPVRLEAMYEVIDQSPMRRLEKLRQKGFVQKCRAAGVEGQVEEASLTETPIERKPGKKILRKPTTTAATTTTTTTARPTTTTTTTTTTTRPTTTTTTTRATSTTTTTTTTKPTTTRRTTTKRPTTTTQRPTRAQTTAPWLPVPRTTAEPHLYDRREKERYPARTTPAGENRADQDNREPPGRRLVPDTRKPSKTKPTKRKNGGEKLLTNEYEDKYEAGTPAASDPEETETFTATSPTKKAKGKHEKHDKKKKKTDKAAKKSERRGGKMGGKKNGKKPSKYPEKEDYPKTTKKPTPPPKGSLASFLDHFENRRRLLLITSPGEENTMYVQQRDEYLESVCEMAIRKVSIITIFGSLTNSTMKIDHYQLENDRPMKGLRQEDLVNQDLITELRKDFGMTHDDFYMVLSDADMRVKQSYEVPIAMKAVLNYIDTFSSRIREMEQQKRDGIVCKKEDKPRSLENFLSRFRWRRRLFIISAPNDEEWAYQQQLYALTSQACNLGLRHIAVLKLTGTELAEMGGVLELYPINGSATVEREGLSGHLVKDMRNYFQISPEYFSMLLVGKDGNVKSWYPSPMWSMAIIYDLIDSMQLRRQEMAIQQSLGMRCPEDEYGGYGYHQHGYQDGYHQGYGY